Proteins from a genomic interval of Oryctolagus cuniculus chromosome 8, mOryCun1.1, whole genome shotgun sequence:
- the LOC138843006 gene encoding UDP-glucuronosyltransferase 2B31-like, whose product MSTKWISVLLLLQLSCYFSSGRCGKVLVWPVDYSHWINIKTILDELAQRGHEVTVLKPSVSVLLDSNKSLGIKFEIFPTSISKDEYEMVFTEELMNFVLELPKYPFWKYFSKLQEMSMEESDFSENICRDAVLNKTLVTKLKESRFDVILADALCPCGELLAELLEVPFLYTHRVFPGYTYEKYSGGLLFPPSYVPVIMSQLTDKMTFMERVKNMLYVLYFDFWFQTFNEKKWDRFYSEVLGRPTKLTELMGKADMWLIRTYWDVEFPRPLLPNVEFIGGLHCRPAKPLPKEMEDFVQSSGEEGVVVFSLGSMISNLPEERANVIASALARLPQKVLWRFNGKKPDTLGPNTQLYKWIPQNDLLGHPKTKAFITHGGTNGVYEAIHHGVPMVGLPLFGDQFDNIVHMEAKGAAIKLDIITMSSSDLLNALDTVIYDPSYKENAMRLSRIHHDQPTKPLDRAVFWIEYVMRHKGAKHLRVAAHDLTWYQYYCLDVIGFLLVCVATAMFIIIKCCLFCYWKFVKTVKKSKRE is encoded by the exons ATGTCTACGAAGTGGATTTCGGTTCTTCTGTTGCTACAGCTGAGCTGTTACTTCAGCTCTGGGAGATGTGGAAAGGTGCTGGTGTGGCCAGTGGATTACAGTCATTGGATCAATATAAAGACCATCCTGGATGAACTCGCCCAGAGGGGACATGAGGTGACTGTTCTCAAACCTTCAGTTTCTGTTCTACTTGATTCCAACAAATCTCTTGGTATTAAATTTGAGATTTTTCCTACATCAATATCCAAAGATGAGTATGAGATGGTTTTCACAGAAGAACTCATGAACTTCGTTCTGGAATTGCCTAAGTAtccattttggaaatatttttcaaaacttcaAGAAATGTCAATGGAAGAATCcgatttttctgaaaatatctgTAGAGATGCAGTTTTGAACAAGACACTTGTGACAAAATTGAAAGAATCGAGGTTTGATGTCATTCTTGCAGATGCCCTGTGTCCCTGTGGTGAGCTGCTGGCTGAGCTACTTGAAGTTCCCTTTTTGTACACGCACCGTGTCTTTCCTGGCTACACTTATGAAAAGTATAGTGGAGGACTTCTGTTTCCCCCTTCCTACGTTCCTGTTATTATGTCACAATTAACTGATAAAATGACATTCATGGAGAGGGTAAAGAATATGTTGTATGTGCTTTATTTTGACTTTTGGTTCCAAACTTTtaatgagaagaaatgggatcGATTTTACAGTGAAGTTCTAG gAAGGCCCACTAAATTAACTGAGTTAATGGGCAAAGCTGACATGTGGCTCATTCGCACCTACTGGGATGTGGAGTTTCCTCGTCCACTCTTACCAAATGTTGAATTCATTGGAGGGCTCCACTGCAGACCTGCCAAACCCCTGCCCAAG gaaatggaagactttgtgcAGAGCTCGGGAGAAGAGGGAGTTGTGGTGTTTTCCCTGGGGTCAATGATCAGTAATTTGCCAGAAGAAAGGGCCAATGTGATTGCATCAGCTCTTGCCCGGCTTCCACAAAAG gTTCTGTGGAGATTTAATGGCAAGAAACCAGATACCTTAGGACCCAATACTCAACTGTATAAATGGATACCTCAGAATGACCTTCTTG GTCATCCAAAAACCAAGGCTTTCATAACTCATGGTGGAACCAATGGCGTCTACGAGGCAATACACCATGGTGTCCCTATGGTGGGCCTTCCTTTGTTTGGGGATCAGTTTGATAACATTGTTCACATGGAGGCCAAGGGAGCAGCTATTAAATTGGACATAATCACAATGTCAAGTTCAGATTTGCTCAATGCTTTGGACACCGTCATTTATGATCCTTC ATATAAAGAGAATGCTATGAGATTATCAAGAATTCACCATGATCAGCCCACGAAGCCCCTGGATCGAGCAGTCTTCTGGATCGAGTACGTCATGCGCCACAAAGGAGCCAAACACCTTCGGGTTGCAGCTCACGACCTCACCTGGTACCAGTACTACTGTCTGgatgtgattgggttcctgctggtCTGTGTGGCCACTGCAATGTTCATCATCATAAAATGCTGTCTGTTTTGTTACTGGAAATTCgttaaaactgttaaaaagagcaaaagagagtAG